The genomic segment GATCGGCGGCGTGGATCATATCGAAGACGGTCGCTGGAAGTTTGAGATCCCTTTTCTTCAGTATTTTTGTGAGCGGCTTAATCCTGAGATTGCTATTCCATTCAGTGAAATGCACAAAAAATCCGTTTGATTCTAAAAGTTTTTGGAGAATACGGACTTGTGTGGATTTGCCACTCCCATCTTGTCATTCGACGACGATGAGCGTCCCTGGGCGGATATCTTTTGGGAAAAATGGTTTTTGTTTTTCACTTTTCTCCGAAGAGATTTTATGATTTGTAAAACGTGGAGCTGCCTTCTTCCCTCGAGTAAGAGGTGGTGCAGAGAGAGTAGAAATAGGTGTCATATGAGACAATCCTATCAGATAATTTTTTACTCTGCAAGTTGTCTGAAGTATTTTCCTCTAAAAATTATTGCCCTATTTCGGAAGTATGGTCTATTATATGTTTTTATTTTTTGAGTGAAAAAAGTATTCGTCTCAGCGATGTCTTCCAGTCATACGTTGTCATATTATATGGATGTTCTGTGAGACTTTTCAGGAGTTCTTTTGACCAAGCATCACTCCCATTCCCTTCATAGATTTCTTCGCTTGAGAAAGCAATCCCGTATGTTTCAATATCACGTCCTCCACTGGTTGCAAATGAATAGTTTTCTCCTGATTCTATTCTCGTGAGTAGTTTCTGCACAACGTCTGCAGTTATCATCACGGTTTCTTTTTTGAGTGTGAATGTATGATTTTGTGCTTCGTGTTGATGTGGTAGAAGTGAGCGGAATTCATACTGTTGAAGAAATCCAACCAACTCCGGAGTATAGGTAATATTAGAGTGTTCTCGAGCGAGATCGACCATGTCCACTGAAAGTGGCACATCGGTCCGTATGGTTGCCAAAAACTGGCTTTTTTTAGCGCTTTCACCATCGGCAATCATAGCTTGAAGTTTTGGAGAGAGTTTGCTCAGATTTTCGAGAATAGTATCGAGCGTTTTATAGTCTTTGAGAAGCTTTATTGCTGTTTTTGGACCGATTCATTTTACTCCAGGGATATTATCAGATGTGTCACCAATAAGTGCGAGATAGTCGACTATTTGTGATGGTTGTATTTCAAATTTTTTAATCACTTCTTCGAGCCCATACTCCTTATCCTTCATAGCATCATATACGTAGGCGTTACCACCGACAAATTGAAAGAGATCTTTATCAGAGGAGACAATACGAATCTTTTCCATTGTTTTTTCATGTTTTCGTACGAGTGTTCCGATGATATCATCCGCTTCAAAGCCAGGCGCTGCCATCCATGGTATTTGGAGAAGGTCTGTTACCTCGAAGATGGCATCCATCTGACTTATAAGGTCTGAAGGCATACCATCACGATGGGCCTTGTAATTTTCGTCAACTTCACTTCGAAATGTCTCTCATCCACTATCAAAAGCAATAACGATATACGCGGCATCGGTTTGCAAGAGTTTCATCAGAGCCCGTGTATATCCAAAGAGTGCATTTGCTGGTTTCCCATCCTTGGTATGCATGCCTGGCACAGCGTAAAATACCCGAAAAATCAGGTTAAATCCATCAATGATAATCAATTCTCGACGCATAAACTAATATATTAACTTCTGATAACACTCCTCACATACCACTCTTTCTGGTACATTGGGAGCGTAGATACTGATTATAGGTTTTTTACAATCAGTACAAGTTCTTTCATGGAGCATTCTTCCATTTCTGAGTGAGAGTCGCTCTTTATGTCGCTGGTCAGGATGTTTGGTTGGAAGTGGAAGATTATTTTCGATGTAGAATGCGAGTTCCTGTGATACGAGTTTAAATGGTTTTTTTGTTACTTCACATTGTAGAGTTCATGCTAGTACCTCGGCGATATTTTTTGTAGCAGTATCAAATCCCACTATTCTCTCATCATATTGAGCTATAGGAAGAGGGGAATATATATTTCCAGTAAATACTACAGTTTCTTCGGTGCGCCATTTCCATCCTCACTGTATTGCTTCATCTTGGGAGAGAGGAAAATACTCGTGAGCGAGGGATTCATTGTATTCAAATGCCGACAGCTGTCGTGGAAAAAATTGTCACCACTCACCTGTACTCCGCATATGTTCGACGAGTTTCCCACAGAGGGTTTCATATTCTTGTGCGGAATAAGATGTATTGAAGATGCAGTGGTGTTCGTGATTATGAAGCGAGATACAACCAAAACAATGATGTACTCATGAAAATAAAAAAGAGCAATACAGAATATCAGAAAGACTTCTCGTAGAGTTATTGCAGAAGAAAATATTTGATGCATTTATCCCTACTGTCACTGAGCAATAACTATTTTCGAGATTTTTCATACCATTCATGACATATCGACAATCTTTTTGTTCTTTACCACTATCACAATACGCACAATCCTCAGCCCCCATCATATAGTAGCAATCAAAACAATTTTTTGAGGATTGAAATTCATTTCCGAAACATTCTTCTGACTGAACCATGGAGGCATATTTATGCACTCCCTGCGAAATCACTTTTTTAAGAGAGTTGATCGACAAAAGAGAAATATTATTTTTCTTTTTATATTCTTTTATCGCTTCTGGTGTAGATGGTTGGTTGAAGAGATAATTCTTCTTATTTCTCAGATTGTAGCAACCAATACAGTTATTGCATCCGATACAGTCATAACAGAGTATACAGTCGCCACAGTTGGTGAGTTCATGAGAATACCAACAGTTATAACATTTTTTTGAGAGGTTCAGCGTGTAGCAATTTTCACATTCAAAAATACATTCACAATCAATACAATTTTTAGAGTAATCCCATATCTGACAATACAGACAGTTTTCATTGAAAAGTCCATTGAAACAAAGATAACAATCTTTGACGTTCCCACAGTTATTGGAATAAATC from the Candidatus Gracilibacteria bacterium genome contains:
- a CDS encoding 5'-3' exonuclease H3TH domain-containing protein, with amino-acid sequence MRRELIIIDGFNLIFRVFYAVPGMHTKDGKPANALFGYTRALMKLLQTDAAYIVIAFDSGGETFRSEVDENYKAHRDGMPSDLISQMDAIFEVTDLLQIPWMAAPGFEADDIIGTLVRKHEKTMEKIRIVSSDKDLFQFVGGNAYVYDAMKDKEYGLEEVIKKFEIQPSQIVDYLALIGDTSDNIPGVKGIGPKTAIKLLKDYKTLDTILENLSKLSPKLQAMIADGESAKKSQFLATIRTDVPLSVDMVDLAREHSNITYTPELVGFLQQYEFRSLLPHQHEAQNHTFTLKKETVMITADVVQKLLTRIESGENYSFATSGGRDIETYGIAFSSEEIYEGNGSDAWSKELLKSLTEHPYNMTTYDWKTSLRRILFSLKK